From one Equus asinus isolate D_3611 breed Donkey chromosome 5, EquAss-T2T_v2, whole genome shotgun sequence genomic stretch:
- the NRROS gene encoding transforming growth factor beta activator LRRC33, whose amino-acid sequence MELLLLWLCLGFHSLTVEWRNRSGMATAASQGGCELVDGVADCRGRNLASVPSNLPPDSQTLILDTNPLKTLWNHSLQHYPLLESLSLHSCHLERISRGAFQEQARLHSLELPDNSLSESYKETAAALHGLQSLRRLDLSGNALTEDMAALMLQNLSSLESVFLARNTIMRLDDSVFEGLGHLKELDLQRNYIFEIEGGAFDGLTELRHLNLAYNNLPCIVDFSLTQLQFLNVSYNALEWFLASGGEAAFELEMLDLSHNQLLFFPLLPQCSKLHTLLLRDNNMGFYRDLYNTSSPREMVAQFLLVDGNVTNITTVNLWEEFASSDLSELRFLDMSQNQFQYLPDGFLKKMPSLSRLNLNQNCLMTLHIREHEPPGALTELDLSQNQLSELHLAPGLPSCLRSLRWFNLSFNQLLGVPTGLFADARNITTVDMSHNQISLCPQPPGLDHVDTPSCVDFRNVASLRSLSLEGCGLEVLQDCTFQGTALTHLDLSGNRGVLNGSIAPLRGIAPTLQVLSLRNVGLSSGFTELDFSGFGSLRDLDLSGNFLTSFPRFRDSLALQTLDLRRNLLTALPQGAVSEQLMRSLHTVYLSQNPYDCCRVEGWGALRSLHTIVDLAMVTCNLSSNVIRLMELPEGVPQDCKWEQVDMGLLYLVLILPSCLTLLVACTIIFLTFRQPLLQVIKSRCHWSSIY is encoded by the exons ATGGAGTTACTGCTCCTCTGGCTCTGCCTGGGTTTTCACTCCTTGACAGTGGAATGGAGGAACCGAAGTGGAATGGCCACAGCAGCTTCCCAGGGGGGCTGTGAGTTG GTGGATGGAGTCGCTGACTGTCGAGGGCGGAACCTTGCTTCAGTGCCCAGCAATCTCCCGCCTGACTCCCAGACGCTCATCCTGGATACCAACCCCCTCAAGACCCTGTGGAATCATTCCCTCCAGCACTACCCTCTCCTGGAGAGCCTCAGTCTGCACAGCTGCCACCTGGAGCGCATCAGCCGCGGCGCCTTCCAGGAGCAGGCCCGCCTGCACAGCCTGGAGCTGCCTGACAACTCCCTCTCGGAGAGCTACAAGGAGACGGCAGCTGCCCTCCACGGCCTGCAGAGTCTGCGGAGGCTGGACTTGTCAGGGAACGCCCTGACGGAAGACATGGCAGCCCTCATGCTCCAGAACCTCTCTTCCCTGGAGTCTGTGTTCCTGGCGAGGAACACCATCATGAGGCTGGATGATTCAGTCTTTGAGGGCCTGGGGCACCTCAAGGAGCTGGATTTGCAGAGGAACTACATCTTTGAGATTGAAGGGGGTGCTTTTGATGGCTTAACTGAGCTGAGACACCTCAACCTGGCCTATAACAACCTCCCTTGCATTGTGGACTTTAGCCTCACACAGCTACAGTTCCTCAACGTCAGCTACAACGCCCTGGAGTGGTTCCTGGCGTCAGGTGGAGAGGCGGCCTTTGAGCTGGAGATGCTGGACCTCTCTCACAACCAGCTGCTGTTTTTCCCACTCCTGCCCCAGTGCAGCAAGTTACACACCCTCCTGCTGCGGGACAACAACATGGGCTTCTACAGGGACCTGTACAACACCTCGTCACCACGGGAGATGGTGGCCCAGTTCCTTCTTGTGGATGGCAATGTGACCAACATCACCACCGTCAACCTCTGGGAAGAGTTTGCTTCCAGTGACCTCTCAGAGCTACGCTTCCTGGATATGAGCCAGAACCAGTTCCAATACCTGCCAGACGGCTTCCTAAAGAAAATGCCTTCCCTCTCCCGCCTGAACCTCAACCAGAACTGCCTGATGACGCTCCACATCCGGGAGCATGAGCCCCCAGGGGCGCTCACGGAGCTGGACCTGAGCCAGAACCAGCTGTCAGAGCTGCACTTGGCTCCGGggcttcccagctgcctgagGAGCCTCCGGTGGTTCAACCTGAGCTTCAACCAGCTCTTGGGTGTCCCCACTGGTCTTTTCGCTGATGCCAGGAACATCACTACAGTTGACATGAGCCACAATCAGATCTCACTTTGTCCCCAGCCGCCTGGCTTAGACCACGTGGACACCCCCAGCTGTGTGGATTTCAGGAATGTGGCATCTTTGAGGAGCCTCTCTCTGGAGGGCTGTGGGCTGGAGGTCTTACAAGACTGCACATTCCAGGGGACCGCCCTCACCCACTTGGACCTGTCTGGCAATCGGGGGGTTCTGAATGGGAGCATTGCCCCTCTCAGGGGTATTGCCCCCACGTTACAGGTCCTGTCTCTTAGGAATGTGGGCCTCAGTTCCGGCTTCACAGAGCTGGACTTCTCTGGATTTGGCAGTCTGAGGGACTTGGATCTGTCAGGAAATTTCTTGACCAGTTTCCCCAGGTTCAGGGACAGCCTGGCCCTGCAAACCCTGGATCTCCGCAGAAACTTGCTCACAGCTCTTCCCCAGGGGGCTGTCTCTGAGCAGCTCATGAGAAGTCTGCACACCGTCTACCTCAGTCAGAATCCGTATGACTGCTGTAGGGTGGAGGGCTGGGGGGCCCTGCGGAGCCTGCACACCATCGTCGACTTGGCCATGGTCACTTGCAACCTCTCCTCCAATGTGATTCGCCTGATGGAGCTGCCTGAAGGTGTGCCTCAGGACTGTAAGTGGGAGCAGGTAGACATGGGCCTGCTGTACCTCGTGCTCAttcttcccagctgcctcacccTGCTGGTGGCCTGCACCATCATATTCCTCACTTTTAGGCAGCCTCTGCTTCAGGTAATTAAGAGCCGCTGCCACTGGTCCTCCATATACTGA
- the CEP19 gene encoding centrosomal protein of 19 kDa, whose protein sequence is MTCTAKKCGIRFQPPAIILIYENEMKGKSRQRIMPVRNFSKFSDCSRAAEQLKNNPRHKSYLERVSLRQLEKLFTFLRGYLWGQSLAETMEQIQRETTIDPEEDLNKLDDKELAKRKSIMDELFEKNQKKKDDPNFVYDVEVEFPQDEQLQSCGWDTESADEF, encoded by the exons ATGACATGCACTGCCAAGAAATGTGGAATTCGGTTCCAGCCTCCAGCTATTATCTTAATCTATGAGAatgaaatgaagggaaaaagtcGCCAGCGCATCATGCCAGTCCGAAACTTTTCGAAGTTTTCAG ACTGCAGCAGAGCCGCTGAACAATTAAAGAATAATCCACGACACAAGAGTTACCTGGAACGAGTATCCCTGAGGCAGCTAGAGAAGTTATTCACTTTTTTACGAGGTTACTTGTGGGGCCAGAGTTTGGCAGAAACAATGGAACAAATTCAACGGGAAACAACCATTGATCCTGAGGAAGACCTGAACAAACTAGATGACAAGGAACTTGCCAAAAGGAAGAGCATCATGGATGAACTTTTTGagaaaaatcagaagaagaaGGATGATCCAAATTTTGTTTATGACGTTGAAGTTGAGTTCCCACAGGATGAACAACTGCAGTCCTGCGGCTGGGACACGGAGTCAGCTGACGAGTTCTGA